A genome region from Trichosurus vulpecula isolate mTriVul1 chromosome 5, mTriVul1.pri, whole genome shotgun sequence includes the following:
- the CAV2 gene encoding caveolin-2, giving the protein MGLETEKSDAQIYMDEDSYSRNSGPDYPEPEKSVKSIQDRDPRGLNTHLKLGFEDVIAEPESAHSFDKVWICSHALFEISKYLIYKVLTVLLAIPLAFVAGIFFATLSCLHIWFVVPFVKTCLMVLPSVQTVWKSITDVLIAPVCKSMGLIFSSVSLRLGSE; this is encoded by the exons ATGGGGCTGGAGACAGAGAAGTCGGACGCCCAGATCTACATGGACGAGGATTCCTACAGCCGCAACAGCGGTCCCGACTACCCGGAACCCGAGAAAAGCGTGAAGTCCATCCAGGACCGCGATCCACGGGGCCTCAACACGCATCTGAAG CTGGGCTTTGAGGATGTGATTGCGGAGCCGGAGTCCGCCCACAGTTTTGATAAAGTTTGGATCTGCAGCCATGCCCTCTTTGAAATCAGCAAGTACCTGATCTACAAGGTCCTAACTGTGCTCCTGGCTATCCCATTGGCCTTTGTGGCAGGAATTTTCTTTGCAACTCTCAGCTGCCTGCACATCTG GTTTGTGGTGCCTTTTGTAAAGACCTGTTTAATGGTCCTCCCATCAGTGCAGACAGTATGGAAGAGCATTACAGATGTTCTCATTGCTCCTGTGTGTAAAAGCATGGGACTCATCTTTTCTTCAGTCAGCCTGAGACTAGGTTCAGAGTGA